DNA from Candidatus Binatia bacterium:
CGCGCAGAGATAGACCGAGTGACCCTCGGCCGTGAAGCGGGCCGACATGATCGAGCCCTGGCGATAGGTGATACGGTGAAACAGGAGATCCGCCGGGCCGGGCTGCGATTCGATGGCGCCGGTCCCATCGGCGAGCGCGCCACCGCCGGGCTCTGCCGAGGCCGATCCGATCGAACGCAACGACGCGGCCTCGATCAGCCCCAGGGCGAACGCCAGATCGGACGCGCTCTGGAATCGCGTCTCGACTTCCTTGTCCAGACAGCGCTCCACGAGCGCGGTGATCCCGGGCGCCTCGCGTTCGGTCGAAGCGGAGAGCGGCGCGGGCGTGACGTTCAGGATCGCGCTCATCCGGTCCATCGGGGTCGGCCCGTCGAACGCGCGGCGGCCCGTCAGCATCTCGTACAGGATCGCGCCCAGGGCGAAGAGGTCCGCGCGATGGTCCACGGTCTGCTGGCGGATCTGCTCGGGGGCCATGTAGCTTGCCGTCCCGAGGATGGCGCCCGTCTCGGTGAGCTGCGGCATGGCGGAGGCGGTGTCGTCGTCCCTCGCGGCTCCAGCCTCGCCCGGGGCGGCCCCTTCGGCGCGCACCAGCTTCGCCAGGCCGAAGTCGACGATCTTCAGGCGATCGCCCTTCAGCACCATGAGATTCTCGGGCTTGAGATCGCGGTGGACGATCCCTCTCGCGTGCGCGACGGCGAGGCCGTTGGCGATCTGGATCGCGAAGGCGATCGCCTTTCGGGGAGGGAGCGGGCTCTGCGCCACGCGGGCGCGGAGCGTGGTCCCCTCGATCAGCTCGCTCACGAGATAGGGCACGGCTCCCGCGACGCCGACG
Protein-coding regions in this window:
- a CDS encoding serine/threonine-protein kinase; this encodes MTATIPPGSRLGPYEIQGLLGAGGMGEVYRARDARLGRDVAVKVLPSSFAADAERLRRFEREARSAAQLNHPNIVAIHDVGVAGAVPYLVSELIEGTTLRARVAQSPLPPRKAIAFAIQIANGLAVAHARGIVHRDLKPENLMVLKGDRLKIVDFGLAKLVRAEGAAPGEAGAARDDDTASAMPQLTETGAILGTASYMAPEQIRQQTVDHRADLFALGAILYEMLTGRRAFDGPTPMDRMSAILNVTPAPLSASTEREAPGITALVERCLDKEVETRFQSASDLAFALGLIEAASLRSIGSASAEPGGGALADGTGAIESQPGPADLLFHRITYRQGSIMSARFTAEGHSVYLCA